The Amycolatopsis sp. NBC_01480 genome segment CGAGACCGGCGTCGGTGAACCAGTCTTCGGTGGCCTCCGGGTGCGGGCCCGCGACGCCGACCCGCCCGGCCCCGAACGGCACGGCCAGCGCGGCGATCAGGCCGTTGCGGTAGGTCGCGACCACGTCGGCTTCGGCGCCCTCGCGTAGCCAGAAGTACGGGCCGTCCTGGAAGAACAGCGTCCGGCGCCGGCCGCGCCAGCGGACGTCGATCAGCGCGTTGCCGTCGGTGTCCAGCTCGGCGTCTTCGGAGCCGATGTACTGGTCGGTGTCGCCGGGCAGCAGGTCGAATCCGGGTGTCGCGCCGGCGAGGTAACCGCCGAGGCAGAACCCGAGGTACCGTCCTCCTCCGCGGACGAAGGAACGTACGTCTTCGCTGTGCTTGCGCAGGTGCTTGAACGCCTTCTTCAACGTCCCGCCGCCCGGTTGCGCGTACAGCGTCGCGGTGTCCAAAGCGGACTGTCCCAACGGGATCCGCTCACGCGGCCCGACGTAGCGGACGTCGAACTCCCACGGGCTTTCGCGGAGGAATTTGGCGACGGCCTCCGGGCAGCCGTCCACTGTGGCCGGTCCTCGGTAGACGAGGGCGAGCGGCTGG includes the following:
- a CDS encoding BPL-N domain-containing protein; protein product: MSQPLALVYRGPATVDGCPEAVAKFLRESPWEFDVRYVGPRERIPLGQSALDTATLYAQPGGGTLKKAFKHLRKHSEDVRSFVRGGGRYLGFCLGGYLAGATPGFDLLPGDTDQYIGSEDAELDTDGNALIDVRWRGRRRTLFFQDGPYFWLREGAEADVVATYRNGLIAALAVPFGAGRVGVAGPHPEATEDWFTDAGLAVPAPGQAAAHELVDAVMASGR